In Microbacterium galbinum, a single window of DNA contains:
- a CDS encoding MinD/ParA family ATP-binding protein: MTPKNTPDPREDDTMGVLDDAASVATTGIGILGGTAQVSVVIPQEHDDDLADEEIIDGEVDEAVIADIVLEDAVIAVSSAPIAAAVEEVVAEAEPARVPEPARVPEPAPEPVPVVVPAPTSVKETAPVESPKKSVAPRTAPPEVTLTSKRLGDLSGANRESADLLTTDRLLDPHRVTKPEPEGAWSHLLYSISGRRINIGDGRRARERKALSARIAAPLPGGARFVPVLSRKGGVGKTAITALLGMALADARDDRVIAIDANPDRGTLADRIVRPQHTKSVRDLVRSHDQVTGYHDISAVVARDATRLDVLASDTDPRIAEAFSDTDYRDVADLAAHYYSLVLTDTGTGIVHSVMAATLDLADRIVIVSGLSVDEARLASETLTWLETNGFEDRAHDAIVVLNHSTPGTPLVRVNELEAHFASRVRSVVQMPYDAQLAAGGAIVFANLQPETRLAARQLAALLVEGLRTEASA, encoded by the coding sequence GTGACCCCGAAGAACACCCCTGATCCCCGCGAGGACGACACGATGGGGGTGCTCGACGACGCCGCGTCCGTCGCGACGACCGGCATCGGCATCCTCGGCGGAACCGCCCAGGTGAGCGTCGTCATACCGCAGGAGCACGATGACGATCTCGCCGATGAAGAGATCATCGACGGCGAGGTCGACGAGGCCGTCATCGCCGACATCGTGCTGGAGGATGCCGTCATCGCGGTGTCCTCCGCACCGATCGCCGCCGCCGTCGAGGAGGTCGTCGCCGAGGCCGAGCCCGCCCGCGTTCCTGAGCCCGCCCGCGTTCCCGAGCCCGCTCCCGAGCCCGTGCCCGTTGTGGTGCCTGCTCCCACCTCCGTGAAGGAGACCGCTCCCGTGGAGAGCCCGAAGAAGTCCGTCGCACCACGCACCGCTCCGCCGGAGGTGACGCTGACGTCCAAGCGTCTCGGCGATCTGAGCGGCGCGAATCGCGAATCCGCCGATCTGCTCACGACCGACCGGTTGCTCGATCCGCATCGTGTGACGAAGCCCGAACCCGAGGGCGCCTGGAGCCACCTGCTGTACTCGATCTCCGGCCGACGGATCAACATCGGCGACGGGCGTCGCGCGCGCGAGCGCAAGGCGCTCTCCGCCCGGATCGCCGCTCCGCTGCCCGGCGGAGCCCGGTTCGTCCCGGTGCTCTCCCGCAAGGGCGGGGTGGGGAAGACCGCGATCACGGCTCTGCTGGGCATGGCGCTGGCGGATGCTCGTGACGACCGTGTCATCGCGATCGACGCGAATCCCGACCGGGGAACGCTCGCCGATCGGATCGTGCGTCCGCAGCACACGAAGTCGGTGCGCGATCTCGTGCGCAGCCACGATCAGGTGACGGGGTACCACGACATCTCGGCGGTCGTCGCGCGGGATGCGACGCGGCTCGACGTGCTCGCCTCGGACACCGATCCGCGCATCGCCGAAGCGTTCAGCGACACCGACTACCGCGACGTGGCGGATCTGGCCGCGCACTACTATTCGTTGGTTCTCACCGATACCGGTACGGGCATCGTGCACTCGGTGATGGCGGCCACGCTCGATCTCGCCGACCGCATCGTCATCGTCTCGGGTCTCAGCGTCGACGAGGCGCGTTTGGCGTCCGAGACCCTGACCTGGTTGGAGACGAACGGGTTCGAGGATCGCGCGCACGACGCAATCGTCGTGCTCAACCACTCCACGCCCGGCACACCGCTCGTGCGCGTGAACGAGCTGGAAGCGCACTTCGCCTCCCGCGTCCGCAGCGTGGTGCAGATGCCCTACGACGCGCAGCTCGCCGCCGGCGGTGCGATCGTGTTCGCGAACCTGCAGCCCGAGACGCGTCTCGCGGCGCGTCAGCTCGCCGCGCTGCTGGTAGAAGGACTGCGGACGGAGGCATCCGCATGA
- the def gene encoding peptide deformylase: MTVREIRIFGDPVLRTVCAPIDEIDDGVRALVTDLVETVELPGRAGVAAPQIGVALRAFSYNIDGDIGYVINPVLTEVRGEPVPTGEGCLSVPGLWHDALRYPWARVEGIDLHGAPVVLEGEGLLAQALQHETDHLDGKLYLSRLDPETRRTAMRQVRESDWF, from the coding sequence ATGACCGTCCGTGAGATCCGGATCTTCGGCGATCCCGTGCTGCGCACCGTGTGCGCACCGATCGACGAGATCGACGACGGCGTCCGTGCTCTCGTGACCGACCTCGTCGAGACCGTGGAGCTGCCCGGGCGCGCCGGCGTCGCGGCGCCGCAGATCGGTGTCGCGTTGCGGGCGTTCAGCTACAACATCGACGGCGACATCGGATACGTGATCAACCCCGTCCTCACCGAGGTGCGCGGGGAGCCCGTGCCCACGGGCGAGGGGTGCCTGTCGGTGCCCGGCCTCTGGCACGACGCGCTGCGGTACCCCTGGGCTCGCGTCGAGGGCATCGATCTCCACGGCGCGCCGGTCGTGCTCGAAGGAGAGGGGCTGCTCGCGCAGGCTCTGCAGCACGAGACCGACCACCTCGACGGCAAGCTCTACCTCTCGCGTCTCGATCCCGAGACGCGGCGCACGGCGATGCGCCAGGTGCGCGAGAGCGACTGGTTCTGA